A genome region from Streptomyces sp. SAI-135 includes the following:
- a CDS encoding sugar nucleotide-binding protein, whose amino-acid sequence MTILIIGGSGFLGAELVRQATAAEQVTAATYATRPGDAAQVAWCSLDLRDVGRLDAVLSEVSPRLVINASSGGADWAVTAQAPIRLATAAARQGVRLVHVSSDAVFSGTRVHYDESSLPDPITPYGAAKAAAETGVLAVYPEAVVVRTSLIIGDGGSAHERFVHELAAGTRDGALFTDDIRCPVHVTDLATALLELASGDGSGIHHVAGPDAVSRHELGTLIAKRDGLDASRLPTGLRADSPLPGALDVRLDSRATQRKLSTTLRGARAALRRAIVDPPHGS is encoded by the coding sequence ATGACCATTTTGATCATCGGTGGCAGCGGCTTCCTGGGCGCCGAGCTGGTCCGGCAGGCGACCGCAGCCGAGCAGGTCACGGCAGCGACGTACGCCACCAGGCCCGGTGACGCTGCCCAGGTCGCCTGGTGCTCCCTCGATCTGCGGGACGTCGGCCGTCTGGACGCCGTCTTGAGCGAGGTCAGTCCGCGTCTTGTGATCAACGCATCGAGCGGTGGGGCCGACTGGGCCGTGACGGCACAGGCTCCCATCCGGCTCGCGACGGCTGCTGCAAGACAAGGTGTGCGCCTCGTCCACGTGTCCAGTGATGCCGTGTTCTCCGGGACCCGGGTGCACTACGACGAGTCCAGCCTGCCTGACCCCATCACTCCGTACGGAGCGGCGAAGGCTGCGGCGGAGACGGGAGTTCTCGCTGTGTATCCGGAAGCGGTGGTTGTCCGCACGTCGCTGATCATCGGCGACGGGGGATCCGCCCACGAGCGCTTCGTACACGAACTCGCCGCCGGAACCCGCGACGGCGCCCTGTTCACCGACGACATCCGCTGCCCGGTGCACGTCACCGACCTGGCCACCGCCCTCCTGGAACTGGCTTCGGGCGACGGCTCCGGCATCCACCACGTCGCTGGGCCCGACGCGGTGAGCCGCCACGAACTCGGCACCCTCATCGCCAAGCGGGACGGTCTCGACGCCTCCCGCCTCCCGACCGGCCTGCGAGCCGACAGCCCGCTACCCGGCGCCCTGGACGTGCGCCTCGACAGCCGGGCAACACAGCGCAAACTGAGCACCACCCTGCGCGGCGCTCGGGCAGCCCTGCGCCGGGCCATCGTCGACCCACCACACGGCAGCTGA